AATCCTTTTTTAAAATTTTCTACTACAACTTTATACCCTCTAGACTTATTGGCTGTAATGAATGTTACCTCATGATTTTGCCATACCCACATCCATCCTTTGCCTCCATTGATCTTGCAACCTGTTTCGTCTGAGCCAACTACACTGGATTTGGATATCGATTCACGAAGTGATTCATATAAAGGAGTCATCACCTCTTGGGCTTTATTTAAAATATTAGTAATAGTCCCATCTCCAATTTTAAATGATGTTATCTCTTCCACTAGTGAACCAATACGGTTTAAAGGGATATAATGTTCAACATACAAGCTTACAATTAGTGATCGTAAATGAGAACCGTATTGGACAGGTGCTTTTATATTCGAGGGCATAGAACCTTTGTGTAGTTGACCACAACTGCATCTATTTTCATAAAGACGATGCTCAGTACAGATTTGTTCAAGAACAGGTGGTATGTCAAAAACCTGACGTTTGCATAACAAGCTAACGTCTTCTTGATTTAATGTATTACCACACTGACATGTCGATGGAGGATAATATGACTCTATGCTTGTTGGAAAATCACTCTGTAGTAATGTCGATCCTTTATGGTTGGGTTGACCTCCGGGTTTCCTAGTGGATTTATTTCGAAGTGATTGATTTTTCTTTACTGTATGTAAATCTCTTGAAGGTGGAAAACTACTATTACTACTGTTTTTATGATTACGCGATAGTTTATCTTCTAGATCCTTTACTTTTTCATGAAGCATAGTATTCTCTTGTGACAAAGCTTGAACTCGTGACATCACTCTGTCTAGCTCTTCCTTTAAGGACTCAACCTGCTTCTTTAAAGCTTGATTCTCTCGTTCTAAACGATCTATTGTTCTCATGATTACAAAGATTCATTGATCTTGACAAATTAGAAAATATTATAACAGAAAGTAATCAACAATACGGCCTATTATTATTAACAATCATCACTAAAACAACGTGTTTGGAACTTTTGTGTGATTATTAGACTCAAAAAGAACCTGAGTAGTTACATTAAAACTCTTTGTTTTTGTCCCTGACTAACCCCTTGTCCATCTTCCCCAATAATAGTATTGTACCCTAATGGCATTTGCCTTATAAACTCATGTATACATGCTGTTTTTGTAGCATTCTTAAGTTTATTGGTATTTATATGTAAATCAGAGGTGGCAATGTTCTTTGCTATTGACTCAGAAAAAATAAAGCCATCCTGCATAACAGCTCCACATTTGCTTCTCCACCATTCTAATTTGAAGTTCTCAAGAGGTTGATTCCCGACATTAATACTACCTTCTTGTGGTTTATAATACCCAAGTAATAATTTAAGAAGAGTCGTCTTCCCACTACCACTTGCCCCAATAATAGCTGTAGTTTTACCATGTGGTATTAATAGGTTAATGTTGTTTAATACTTTTTTATTTGATCCATTTTCGTACCCAAATGAAAGCTCATTTATTAGAATATTTTTGTGCTGAAAATTATCGTATGAATTAATATGTTTTCTTCCTTCATTTTCTTCTTTCTTTTTATGAATCTCATTCATTCTTTCAAGGCTAATGCTTACATCTTGCCATTGATAAATAAAATTCATCATTTGCTCTATAGGGCTATTCAATTGACCAATTATATACTGTATTGAAAGCATCATACCAATAGTCAACTCTCCATAAATTACAGAGGAAGCAGCCAAAATTGTTATAAAGATATTCTTGGTTTCGTTAATGAATATACTCCCAGCTTCCTGTGACTGCTGTAATGAAAGTGTCTGCATGTTTACTTCAAATAAATCAGCTTGAGTATCTTCCCACTCCCAACGTTTGCTTTGCTCATAATTTTGAAGTTTAATCTCCTGCATTCCATTAATTAATTGATATGTCTTACTCCTATTAGTAGACTGATACTCAAATTTTTTATAATCCAGCACCCTTCGTTTCTTTAAGAAAAACATTGTCCAAAAGCCATATAATAAACCGCCAAAAATAAAAACTAAGAATATTTTTATATTATATATTAATAGCACAATGCCAAATATAATTAGACTAAATATTGAGAACAGGAGATTGAAGGATTGTACTGTAAGAAATCTTTCGACTCTATTGTGATCTTCAATTCTTTGCAAAAGGTCCCCATGAAGCTTAATATCAAAAAAACTCATCGGAAGTTTCATTAATTTTATGAAAAAATCTGAGATTAATGAAATATTTATTCGAGTGCTTATGTGTAACAATATTCTTCTTCTAATAAAATCTATTCCAGCTCTACCTAATAATAAAGACAATTGAGCTAGTAATACCAACCAGATGAAATTTATATCTTTATTGTTAATCCCCTTATCAACTATAGATTGAGTTAAAAATGGAAGGATTAGGTGCATAATGCTACCAGCAATTAAACCTATTATAAGTTGAAAAAATAACCTTTTATAGGGCAAGAAATATTTTGCTAAAAAAAATATTTTTCGACTATTATCTATTCTTGCATCACTATTTTTATTATAGAACAGAGAAGAGGGGTCCAATAAAAGAGCAATCCCTTTATCCTCATTTTTTTTTGAAGTGCTAATCCAATAATTCCTAAACTCTTCAACAGAATATGTTAATAGACCTTTATTTGGGTCAGCAACTCTTAAACTATATTGTCCCTTCTTTTTTTTCACTCGATAAAGGACAACAAAGTGATTTTGATTCCAGTGAAGTATGCATGGTAGGGGAGCATTCTCAACTAATTTTTCAAAAGTGAAACGGCCACCTAAAGTCTTAAACCCAAGCTCCTCCGAAGCTTTACTAATGCCCAATAAGGATACTCCATCTTTATTCAAGAATGCATGTTGACGTATAAAATCGATGCTATATTTGCGGCCATAATATTGAGAAATCATACTCAAACATGCAGGACCACAATCCATCGCATCGAGCTGTTTATGAAAGGGAAACTTCTTCATATGGTTTTATAACTATTTAAAATTAACAGTATTCTCTTTAGATAATCCCGATACTCTATCTTCGTTTCTCAATCTCTTTTTATTATTTCTCGTCTTTTTATTACCTGTATGTATAAAATAATTAAGCTTTATCCCAAAAACATTTTGCAACTCATCCCAAACCTTATTTTCATTTAATGAAATCACATTTGAAATAGACCTACTGGATACTGGTTCTGGTTGATGCCAATACCAAGCAGCAAGGGTAAGGTTCTTTTTTGTAAAAGAAAGCTGACCATAAGCACTCCTTCCAACTTCAGTTACAATATCTCCTTGTAAATTTTTATAAGGTTCAATATCCTCTAAAATTAGCTTCCAGCTTTTATGTGAAAGCGTTGCTTTTAAGCTAAAGTAGTGAGAGGCTAGTTTTTCTGTTCTATTCCCAGTATATTGGTTTGAAACATATGAAAAACCATAGATTGGCTGAATAACAAATT
The Prolixibacteraceae bacterium DNA segment above includes these coding regions:
- a CDS encoding peptidase domain-containing ABC transporter — protein: MKKFPFHKQLDAMDCGPACLSMISQYYGRKYSIDFIRQHAFLNKDGVSLLGISKASEELGFKTLGGRFTFEKLVENAPLPCILHWNQNHFVVLYRVKKKKGQYSLRVADPNKGLLTYSVEEFRNYWISTSKKNEDKGIALLLDPSSLFYNKNSDARIDNSRKIFFLAKYFLPYKRLFFQLIIGLIAGSIMHLILPFLTQSIVDKGINNKDINFIWLVLLAQLSLLLGRAGIDFIRRRILLHISTRINISLISDFFIKLMKLPMSFFDIKLHGDLLQRIEDHNRVERFLTVQSFNLLFSIFSLIIFGIVLLIYNIKIFLVFIFGGLLYGFWTMFFLKKRRVLDYKKFEYQSTNRSKTYQLINGMQEIKLQNYEQSKRWEWEDTQADLFEVNMQTLSLQQSQEAGSIFINETKNIFITILAASSVIYGELTIGMMLSIQYIIGQLNSPIEQMMNFIYQWQDVSISLERMNEIHKKKEENEGRKHINSYDNFQHKNILINELSFGYENGSNKKVLNNINLLIPHGKTTAIIGASGSGKTTLLKLLLGYYKPQEGSINVGNQPLENFKLEWWRSKCGAVMQDGFIFSESIAKNIATSDLHINTNKLKNATKTACIHEFIRQMPLGYNTIIGEDGQGVSQGQKQRVLM
- a CDS encoding IS66 family transposase, with protein sequence MRTIDRLERENQALKKQVESLKEELDRVMSRVQALSQENTMLHEKVKDLEDKLSRNHKNSSNSSFPPSRDLHTVKKNQSLRNKSTRKPGGQPNHKGSTLLQSDFPTSIESYYPPSTCQCGNTLNQEDVSLLCKRQVFDIPPVLEQICTEHRLYENRCSCGQLHKGSMPSNIKAPVQYGSHLRSLIVSLYVEHYIPLNRIGSLVEEITSFKIGDGTITNILNKAQEVMTPLYESLRESISKSSVVGSDETGCKINGGKGWMWVWQNHEVTFITANKSRGYKVVVENFKKGFINATLVSDCYASQLKTPAKHYQLCLAHLQRELIYIKQQTNNSWAEDILNIFYKAMKLKRESAKNQYPLKEKSIFKEQLLLLLKNDEYDDQLDEIKTLRSRLIKKIDSVFTFLEYYEVPFDNNASERSIRNIKIKQKVSAGYRTEEGAQRYAMLRSIVDTLKKQGKSVVRMIAHWLSQNHLKVSWQ